The Haliotis asinina isolate JCU_RB_2024 chromosome 2, JCU_Hal_asi_v2, whole genome shotgun sequence genomic interval TGACCACTCTAGACCACTGAGGATGCTCTTTCACTCTCTCACATCTTGACGACAGATCGGGCATGTGGCGTTCCTCTGCAACAACAAATTTCACTCATTATGTAAATGACTCCTCGGTCAgagacaactaacaggatcgagtggtcagtcttactgacttggctgacacatgtcattactTTGCAACAGCATTGATCAATGCTcacgctattgatcactggtttgtctgatccaaaactaattatttacaaacctggctccacttgcacaaagcgatcttagcgctgcGACTATCTTAAGCTTATATTGGAGAATGGAAGTTACTATCATTGTcacgctaagattgctttgtgaatGTGGGCCCTGGAACACGGTGAGACTCATCTTGGCTTATACTTGGACAGAATGTTAGAAGCAAATGTTGGGAAAAATCAGTTTcatgtaatttgaaatattcatgacaGCAGTTAATATATTGTTAATATCCTATAGATTTGTATGAGTGAAATTAATTCCTGCTTGGGAGATATTGTTGTACTCAATGGCAAGATGTTTCTGTCACATGTGTGTTAAAGTTACCACTTTAATGAAACTGAAGATATCGAGGACAACATAAATGTTATTTCAAGATCCTATGCATTCTGACATAAACTGCTGCTTTGGAGAGACTGTTCTATCAAAGGGATGACCTATCTGTCACACTGGGTGGGGAGCTGAAGTTGCAAGCATACGTTCATCCACCTACCTTCAGCCACTCATCAATGCACTCGCTATGATACTCGTGTAGACATGGTAGAGTGCGGAGTGTCTCCCCCGGCTGGAAGGCAGTCAGACACACCTGGCAGTCTGTGTTCTGGGCTGCTGTAGCACCAGCTTGGAATGAGTGGGTGGGCAGATTCCTGATCTCCTCCTCGCTTACTCCCCTTCGCTGTACCTCCCCTAGCCTCTCCGCCAACTCCCACAGCCCCTGAATACAATCAGTACAAGCAAGTAGAGCCAACCATTCAGTATTCAAAGGTTTGGTTTCTAAAATATAATTTGTACAAGAAACCACAAAAGTAAGTATTTTGATTCATGCCTTGCCTACCAAATAAATGGCAGGGCTTCAATTTTAGACAACCATAATCACtattttgaaacaatatttgaatatCTGTTCAAATTATTTCCCAGTAGAAAGAACATAATTTTGGCTCCACCTCGAGCAGATTCTCGAGTGCTaaaatgattggaagttgatGATGGAGTTCACGCTACATCATCAATATTCCTGATTTCCCAGTCAAATCTTGGATGAAGTTTTCAGTGTGGTATGTTTCCTTTAATAAGCTATGagaattaaatgaaatctgatgttttacttgtatgaagaatcGTTAAAATGATTGAATTGCAATTCCAATCTCAAAAATTGAATCAAATCAAGGTCATAGTGAATCGATGCAGGCCTTAAAAATAGACAATTGCAATTAGAGTTCCAGTTAAACATGCATTGTCAAAAAATAATTTCACCTCCTCATTAATATTAATTTCAGTGGTTACCTAAAAAAATCTCATTATCATAAGCATTTCAAGGAGGTATGTGACATAATCTGATGTATTTTGATGTCATCAAATTTCAACATGCTGATATTACAAGGTTTTCAAATTTGAAGGTTTTATTGATTATTCGATGCCTGGGCAAAAGCAACTTTCTAATTCCAGATAAAAGTTTATAGCACTGAACactcaaaagaaacacaaatcaGAAAACATATAATGCTTGTCTCCTTAGTGATTCCATGATTTGCACTGTAGACCAAAACCACTAATACAGTTATTCCACCCTCAAACAGCTATGATCAACACTCTGCAGAGACTGACTTGATAAGGCCAGACCAGaccttatttcttgttttacagagaaATGGAACTatcttttcaagaataagaaaaaaaataaagaattattttccccactcaaaaaataaaatcataatgtttttattagtcaaaaatgtaaacttacaggAAATGTTTCAGGTTGATTTTTTTGGCCCTAtatacacatgtggggaatcgaacctgggtcttcagtatgacaagcaaacacttaaccactagactacatcACAGCCCTGCTGAGGGATTGGTTTGCATGAAACTTGGTCAAAGTTTTTTCCGAGAAAGATTTGCTCACATCATAGTCACTGACATCCACGTTCTGCTCGTTGCCCGTGAAGTCTGCTGCCCGGCTCATCGCCATCACCAACAGCATTGGATCTTGCTGCAACACATGCAGAATGGCAAGATAAGAATTTGGTTAAAACTGTATCCTGTACACTCAGCACAAATTTGTAGCCTAACTTTTGACTAGCATGGAAGTCAATGACTATGCTTGTTTGTTGCTGAATGCGAACTCAGCAATAGTTTAGCTATATGACACCAGTCTgataataatcaaatctggatcagataatctggtgattgacatcataagcatctgTGTATTTGGGATAAGATGACTAGTCCACGACCCTCACCAACCGATCTCGTTTGTCGCCTCACACTGCAACTGAATAGAATGAGCACCTGCTTGTCCCATACAAACGAGCCAAAacatgtacttttttaaaatacaaatatatatattccacaTTCAAGTAAATAATAGTTCAACCACCTAATTATTTTggacaaatgtcatcaaacaaaAAAGTGAAGCACAACATTAAATTAGTCACTGATGTCAGTAATGCAAATTATCACTCACCATGATGTTGATAAAGTCGTCATTCATGCCGCCTCCAATGGTCAAAAGCACTGTCTCGGGGTCAAACTCTCCATCTGGGAGCTGGGCTGCAAGCAACATAGCTTACTATGGTTACCAGAATTATGCCAGCAATTAGTGGTGTTCCAGTGATGGGAAATAATCGAAAATCTACCAAAAGATtatgaataaaaataattatttgcaaaaaacatattttcaatcaaTCAGAATTTTGCTGTTTTAGTTAAAACACACTTGAATGAACTAACCTgaccattaaatttgatgaatctTCAATAACAAACATGTGCTCAACAGCATAAAGCTATATCTATTGTAACTCTTCTATAGTTTAATTACAGTGTCCAGTGACTTGCCTATATGTGAGCATTTTATTGGCTGGCAGTATTACAGTCGAACCAACATTACAATGAGGTGCAAGGAAGATGTGTCTGTGGAAGGAGAAGGGGGAGCGAAGTGGGAACAGGTTTGAAAACTGATATTGATGACAGTGATATCAGTGATACTGATGGCAAGTAGCAGATTCACGAGACTTACATGTAGCAAATAGCAGATAAACTACCACTAAGCAGTCAAATTActaagttttgtttgtttttcttattaGTACCCCATTTTGACTTAACTTAATGTTATTTCATTCCCCTCTGTGTTAGCACAAGCCTATTATCCATAAAATATTCAGACAAAACCTCGGCTAGGACAGAAATGacacttttggcattttttgtattgtcaaacacaataaaaatcaAATCTGAGTTCTGTGTTGGGTTGTGTATGGAAATCGTCAACCGATAAATAGCACATAGAACCTGTTCCAGTAGAGTAGATTGACACGCTTCACAGTTTATTGCTATATATACCCTTGTCACCTTAATGGTTAAATGGACTGCACCGGTACCTCTATAATTCATAAGTACATCTATAAGTAGTTATAAAAAAACATTAGAAAAAACCTGGGCAAAACCCCTTAGAACTGTGGATtacatgaaaaatgtatatAATTCCACTACAACTGATAATCATTCACCACAAGTACTCTGATAATCTTGTCTCTTGGAACTGCATGAAACTGGTGACACAAAATACAGAAGTTTACCTTGCAGTTTCTGTGTGATTTCTGACTAAGGTGACATGTTAAGCATTCCAACCTTTCATGTGCATATGCCTGTACGTTTTAGTGTGAAAAATGTTGGGGTagacttgtggttaaagcattcgtctGTTATACTGAAGAACTGGGACTGAATCCaaatataggtacaatgtgtgaaacccgtaTCTGGTATCTcttgcagtaatattgctggaatattgctaaaagtggtgtaaaactaaattctatAAAcacataacataaacacaaagaAAACTTTTATGCATCCCACAAAATTCTCTGTGTACGTTACCGGCAGTCTGTTGGTGTCGGATCGGGAGTCTTTGCCTCCTGAACGGATGCCCTGAGGTGAACTGTATGAAGTTCCTTGGTCCCCGTCTCTGTATCACAGTCACTCTTTCTGGATGACCGACCACATGAGGTTGGAGGCCTGTCCCTTCAGGATCAACATCGGAGTCAGACTGGCCCACCTGTAAGAAAAGTTTTAACTGGTTTTGTAAACAATGTTTACAACAAACATCTTCATAATGAAACGACTGATGATACTGGGATTTTGTCCATTTTATTATTTTCGTGTATTTTAGTCTAAATGCATAAAACAAACTAAATACCAAGATCTTTATGGGTAAATCCTCTTTGACACACAATGTTTTGGGGTCATTTTAgacccttcatcaggtgacccCGAAACActgtgtgtcaaagaattaaaagaagatttatccataaaacatcTTGGCCatatataacaacttctaaatgctgtATAGAGACATCATAACTAAAATTAGTAATCAGTTTGTGTTTGTCATAACTGTAGGTgcagtgggttagcctagtggttgaagtgatCACTCATCtcgctgaagacccgagtttggttttccacgtgtgacgtccatttctggtgtcctttgcTGCAATGTTTCAAGAAGTCatgtaaaacttaactctcGCACTCATAACCATAGTTTACGTTAATTAATTTAGTAAAGTGACAAGTATTATCAACTACATAATGTTTGTGGAAGTCTCTATGCATTGCCTATAGTATTACTGGGACTACCATGTTATTATTTTGTGACGTTATATTGTGAGATTATGTATTGACAACAGAGAACtgtcattttatcattttgtgAGGTTATACATGGAAAAGCAGTGTCAGAGGAGATTGCCATTTTATCATGGATAAAGAAACCACCTTTTCTTGTTTTGTGAGATTACATCGGGATTAAAGAGTATTCAAGTACAGGtaaagatatttttttaaaatgttacaaTAAATGCAACATCATTCCCTAAGTTTCAGAAAAAAGTAGCATGTGTACACTTCTTTCACGACAAAAACAGAATGAAAGGTCAGAAAATGCTCAGTTTGAAATCCAGCACTGAATTATGTAACTTGACTCTTTTTGTATTTGAGTTATCTATCTTTGACCTAGAAAATAGTGTAAACTTTCccacatgaaaatatataaaatatagccATGTAGATGAGTGTGTGCATAAAATTTGCTGTAAGAGGTACACTTcttaaaataatttaaaattttaatccAGACTTTGAAAATCTGACATAACCACTTCATGGTAGGCTGGATAAAATTATTGATAAtcagaaatatcatcaaaagCAGAATTTATACAtgattatcaatatgaaatttGTGCTATTGATACTATTGTACTTTAATTTTTTTGACAGAAAAAAGttatatttttctcatataATATACAACTTTGTGACTTTATCCATAATCTGCTTCTCAACACAAAAACTCACTctctaaaaaatatatttacttatttcagatattttttacatttttgtttaaagcTATGTTTCCAATATTTATTGATAATCAATAGATATTTAGTTAACGAGTATCGATCACAATTATCTCTACCAATAGCTA includes:
- the LOC137273558 gene encoding uncharacterized protein — its product is MASSGGGKKGGKPILVQRPLRAYKRQQALVTDEELARKLQQEEEQRSTQFHNDELLAQQLAQEINGQENGVLSDSECAEQLQKEFNRYRGMTEVDSLLARQLQRQEEETANARRHMQQQQRLGFQHLRGDIPEVGQSDSDVDPEGTGLQPHVVGHPERVTVIQRRGPRNFIQFTSGHPFRRQRLPIRHQQTAAQLPDGEFDPETVLLTIGGGMNDDFINIMQDPMLLVMAMSRAADFTGNEQNVDVSDYDGLWELAERLGEVQRRGVSEEEIRNLPTHSFQAGATAAQNTDCQVCLTAFQPGETLRTLPCLHEYHSECIDEWLKRNATCPICRQDVRE